A genomic stretch from Echeneis naucrates chromosome 6, fEcheNa1.1, whole genome shotgun sequence includes:
- the LOC115045528 gene encoding zinc finger protein 850 isoform X1: MDGGAPAAITEDGAGQRPLRGHPAAEDTDGPSAEDPPTDRVGVFCCQDCGEAFREEAVYLEHRQQHLQENVHLGDQLDGLHDAKKDRETVNFCTLCSLSFSELSDFLLHMQMNHSQTSKKGSGIHMNSGITKQQTYECQDCGKCYGVIGHFLNHQRSHRQASKSVFHDLEHLKKKSFQCESCGRNYSRASALDAHRRCHEEKLVKSRNRSSGDSFHTEDSVVEKPSEGDNTSEKPFKCSCGKAFSALLRLKTHQRFSRNSQCTPEEMKEKPKKNWSKFHCKECKKSFNGHIALFNHQRWHANHSDDSAKRFPCEECGKVFMTLTFYYRHQRMAHSDETPAKSFLHQVCQLQKKAFECKDCGLKFSRESALHSHQLHHTDVFRETEKEAQVATSLPQQKRLESERKETDHLEENVELERAFPTNSIGEDMRINETEEDLESYEPGDFNVQVISASESEDESTQDPNPDLELLCESDQEVRDDGDTEVSHGSLVSKPEMDLKIVQIDFEQDEELCAQIARETDNETIEERFDCPECYRWFSSASSLRVHRMWHGVHKRRQQSQGQSVAVYTCDICGHESSGYTAHCSHMQQHKAENPSINALNHTEGLEKKSLTCSECGKCFSRLSALVSHQLRHPKRKKFQCPDCTMSYLHATSLFNHMKNCSAHKKENISGPKKEYNPKKTLLGPKIYHCELCGKGFWSLGAYSHHKQNQTECSDLRLRKGLAGSVHSGNGHSRSSIKVACPVCGRTFRHKGIMALHMRKHENGNHVCELCNRSFRLFSSLIRHQVVHNDQLLPPPIKSFQHQVEQLKKNTYSCPDCGKLFSRAKALQFHMKSHGYETGHLPSSPKSTVMLEDLQCATCLAHFSNKASLRAHQKLCMKRDSQAVDCKAAPAEITDTVKLHKDGMDISTQEKSDHLITAQEINKMDIGELKTEAETDITDLKYKCNKCDRSFSVVGALNFHKRIHTEANKSVTKAKLSMPVMLKKPKQVEPSKGLFHCSECGRRFMSNSALGSHKRWHKEGTFSRSSLKDGDLKSVSHKMEDGPFQCNMCGKQFFNHCVLQRHQMFNPQCQTKTESATHSRQKVANNSTQAEKYSCSECKKSFSKVLLLATHYENEHGKTRDRQGDELVSVDHVPEQIDVSLNRGEFSLSTMSGKVHQCPECSMIFAKARGLRAHKWQVHSNSKNKGRFRTKKSIAMSSEFRNTKGSLAAGSTMVTNSYLVKKTSPVDRPAPSPVKHISCLDCGKLCSSARALLDHKKVCLGVKQEATVEIQAHEATAEVSVPLSRLSEHTVKCLFKCDKCGKAFQTEEQLSTHKTKAKSRPYCCALCCHGFWTENQLQQHLAWHDEVRCRLPNEVRYRLCAAMTSKSLKVSIPSPDNSGLSFPSFTPTQPALSSDIQSQSSHKCQHCGKAFLSPTALEKHETQHCNTASYHCSVCPRTFSEIQDLIDHHQECIGDYKGQSDAPAAVSSGDANSLTCLECGTTFCQETDLHQHYIEHANGVFELKL, from the coding sequence GGGTTGGGGTTTTCTGCTGTCAGGATTGTGGAGAAGCTTTCAGAGAGGAGGCAGTCTACTTGGAGCATCGCCAACAGCACCTACAAGAAAATGTGCATTTGGGTGACCAGTTGGATGGCCTACATGATGcaaaaaaggacagagaaacagTAAATTTTTGTACTTTATGTTCACTCTCATTTTCTGAACTGAGTGACTTCCTCTTGCACATGCAGATGAACCACAGCCAAACCTCCAAAAAGGGGTCTGGTATTCACATGAACTCTGGAATAACCAAGCAGCAAACCTACGAATGTCAAGACTGCGGGAAATGTTATGGTGTTATTGGACACTTTCTCAACCATCAGCGCTCACACAGACAAGCCTCTAAATCTGTATTTCATGACCTtgaacatttgaaaaagaagtCGTTTCAGTGCGAGTCTTGTGGGCGAAATTATTCTCGTGCTTCAGCTCTTGATGCGCACCGTCGTTGTCATGAGGAAAAGTTAGTTAAGTCACGAAACAGGAGTTCAGGAGATTCCTTTCACACTGAAGATTCAGTTGTTGAAAAGCCCAGTGAGGGAGATAATACTTCTGAAAAACCTTTTAAATGTTCATGTGGTAAAGCCTTTTCTGCTCTGTTGCGCCTGAAAACACATCAGCGATTTAGCCGCAACAGTCAGTGCACTccagaagaaatgaaagaaaagccaaagaaaaactgGAGTAAGTTTCACTGTAAAGAATGTAAAAAGTCTTTCAATGGCCATATTGCCCTTTTCAACCATCAACGATGGCATGCAAATCACTCAGATGACTCCGCAAAAAGATTCCCATGTGAGGAATGTGGAAAAGTATTCATGACgttaacattttactacaggCATCAGCGCATGGCACACAGTGATGAGACCCCAGCAAAGTCATTTCTTCATCAAGTGTGTCAGCTCCAGAAGAAGGCATTTGAATGTAAGGATTGTGGGCTGAAGTTTTCGAGGGAATCAGCACTTCACTCCCACCAGCTTCATcacacagatgttttcagagaaacagagaaggagGCTCAGGTGGCCACATCTCTACCTCAACAAAAACGTTtggaaagtgaaagaaaagagactgatcatttggaggaaaatgtggAATTGGAGAGAGCGTTTCCTACCAATTCTATTGGGGAAGACATGCGCATAAATGAGACTGAAGAAGACTTGGAGAGTTATGAACCCGGGGACTTCAATGTTCAAGTGATCAGTGCGAGTGAATCTGAGGATGAGTCCACCCAAGACCCGAATCCTGATCTTGAGCTTCTGTGTGAATCAGATCAGGAAGTAAGAGACGATGGTGACACTGAAGTTTCCCACGGTAGTCTTGTTTCCAAGCCGGAGATGGACTTGAAGATTGTGCAAATTGACTTTGAGCAGGATGAAGAGCTGTGTGCACAGATAGCGAGGGAGACGGATAACGAAACCATAGAGGAAAGATTTGATTGTCCAGAGTGCTACCGTTGGTTTTCTAGTGCTTCATCACTGCGTGTCCACAGAATGTGGCATGGTGTTCATAAGAGAAGACAACAGTCTCAAGGTCAGTCAGTAGCAGTTTACACATGCGACATATGTGGGCATGAATCCAGTGGCTATACAGCACATTGCAGtcatatgcagcaacacaaaGCTGAAAACCCAAGCATTAATGCATTAAACCATACAGAGGGATTAGAGAAGAAAAGCTTGACTTGCAGTGAATGTGGTAAATGTTTTTCACGTTTGTCTGCTTTAGTCTCTCATCAGTTACGTCAtcccaaaaggaaaaaattccAATGCCCAGACTGCACGATGTCTTATTTGCATGCGACTAGTTTGTTTAATCATATGAAAAACTGCTCTGCGCACAAGAAAGAGAATATTTCAGGCCCCAAGAAAGAATACAATCCAAAGAAAACCCTTTTAGGCCCAAAGATTTATCACTGCGAGCTGTGTGGGAAGGGTTTTTGGTCTTTAGGAGCTTACTCCCACCACAAGCAAAATCAGACAGAGTGTTCAGATTTAAGGCTAAGAAAAGGTCTTGCAGGATCTGTGCACTCTGGTAATGGACACTCGCGCTCCAGTATTAAGGTTGCATGCCCAGTATGTGGGAGAACATTTCGCCACAAGGGTATCATGGCATTGCACATGCgaaaacatgaaaatggaaaCCATGTATGCGAACTCTGCAACAGGTCGTTCCGTCTTTTTTCCAGCCTTATAAGACACCAGGTTGTCCATAATGACCAGTTACTCCCACCGCCCATCAAGTCTTTTCAGCATCAGGTGGAGCAGttgaaaaaaaacacatacagctGTCCTGACTGTGGGAAGCTGTTTTCCCGGGCAAAAGCACTTCAGTTTCATATGAAAAGCCACGGTTATGAGACTGGGCACTTGCCATCATCACCCAAATCTACTGTCATGCTAGAAGATCTTCAGTGTGCCACATGCCTTGCTCATTTCAGCAACAAGGCCTCATTACGAGCTCATCAAAAACTTTGCATGAAGAGAGACAGTCAAGCAGTTGATTGTAAGGCGGCGCCTGCCGAAATCACTGACACTGTGAAATTACACAAGGATGGTATGGATATCAGTACGCAGGAAAAGTCCGACCACTTAATTACTGCtcaagaaataaacaaaatggacATTGGGGAGCTGAAGACAGAAGCTGAAACTGATATAACagatttaaaatacaaatgcaatAAGTGTGACAGAAGCTTTTCAGTGGTTGGAGCTTTGAATTTTCATAAAAGAATTCACACTGAGGCTAACAAATCTGTTACAAAAGCAAAATTGTCCATGCCAGTAATGCTAAAGAAACCTAAACAGGTAGAGCCAAGTAAAGGGCTGTTTCACTGCTCAGAGTGTGGGAGGCGTTTCATGTCCAACTCAGCCCTTGGCTCGCACAAACGATGGCACAAGGAAGGGACGTTTTCACGGTCCTCGCTAAAAGATGGTGATTTAAAATCTGTTAGCCACAAGATGGAGGATGGACCTTTTCAGTGCAACATGTGTGGCAAGCAATTTTTTAACCATTGTGTTCTCCAGCGCCACCAGATGTTTAACCCTCAGTGTCAAACCAAAACTGAGTCAGCAACTCATTCACGTCAAAAGGTGGCCAACAACAGCACCCAGGCTGAGAAGTATTCATGTTCTGAAtgtaaaaaaagtttttcaaaagTCCTCCTTCTGGCTACTCACTATGAAAATGAGCATGGTAAAACAAGGGATCGTCAAGGAGATGAACTGGTCTCAGTAGACCATGTCCCAGAACAGATCGATGTTAGTCTCAACAGGGGTGAATTCAGTTTATCAACTATGAGCGGAAAAGTTCACCAGTGTCCCGAATGCTCTATGATCTTTGCTAAAGCAAGGGGTCTACGTGCCCACAAATGGCAGGTGCActcaaacagcaaaaataagGGTCGTTTTAGGACAAAAAAGTCTATTGCCATGAGCAGTGAATTCAGAAATACAAAAGGTTCGCTTGCTGCAGGCAGCACTATGGTGACAAACAGTTATCTTGTAAAGAAAACCAGCCCTGTTGACAGACCTGCTCCCTCCCCTGTCAAACACATCTCATGCCTTGACTGTGGAAAACTGTGCAGTTCTGCCAGAGCTCTTCTTGACCATAAGAAAGTGTGCCTGGGGGTAAAGCAGGAAGCCACAGTGGAGATCCAGGCTCATGAAGCCACAGCTGAGGTTTCAGTGCCCCTCAGCCGCCTGTCAGAGCATACAGTGAAATGCCTCTTCAAGTGTGATAAGTGTGGAAAGGCATTCCAAACAGAGGAGCAATTATCCACCCACAAGACCAAGGCAAAGAGCCGGCCTTattgttgtgctttgtgctgCCATGGCTTTTGGACTGagaatcagctgcagcaacacctTGCCTGGCATGACGAAGTCCGCTGTCGTCTCCCAAATGAGGTACGCTATAGGCTGTGTGCTGCTATGACCTCCAAGTCTCTAAAAGTCAGCATTCCTTCTCCTGATAACAGTGGGCTCTCCTTTCCATCGTTTACACCGACCCAACCTGCGCTTTCCTCAGACATCCAGTCTCAGAGTAGCCATAAGTGCCAGCATTGTGGCAAAGCCTTTCTTTCACCAACTGCATTAGAAAAGCATGAAACCCAGCACTGTAACACAGCCTCGTATCATTGCTCAGTTTGCCCCAGGACCTTCAGTGAAATACAGGACCTTATTGATCATCACCAGGAATGTATTGGTGATTACAAAGGGCAGAGTGATGCTCCCGCCGCTGTCTCATCAGGAGATGCAAATAGCCTTACTTGCCTTGAATGTGGAACTACTTTTTGTCAAGAAACTGATTTGCACCAGCACTATATTGAACATGCCAATGGAGTGTTTGagttaaaactgtaa